In a genomic window of Allomeiothermus silvanus DSM 9946:
- a CDS encoding DUF1800 domain-containing protein encodes MARPLSYQDATHLLRRAAARGRKEEAQKLAEMGLEAAVDSLLQDPVPAPPYRTAATTNEKGLQHREITQLWLSHWLTTPTPTAERLVLFWHGHLTSEFRETQGAQGIDFWNQFATFRQFGYGPYGELLKAIAKNPAMLLYLNNAESKKEHPNENWARELMELYTIGPGHYTEQDIRESARAFTGWTVRMPAGAPRGKDRDPNVGLEYVFNPRWHDPGIKTFMGRQIQSGEEVLEILINHPETYRFVGRKLLAFYLSPNPPQPLVEEAAKVFREGGTRELLRWLFTRDEFYAPENRSSIVKSPIEYLVGLHYAAGESKITLGQKDEEKTSARVVGALAAMGQIPFDPPNVKGWEGGMSWLAESPLLVRLNLISAFAGREKKLDLEVFMDGASGALSLVKPEAQLL; translated from the coding sequence ATGGCCCGACCGCTCAGTTATCAAGATGCAACCCACCTGCTCCGCCGCGCCGCGGCTCGAGGGCGCAAAGAGGAGGCCCAAAAGCTCGCTGAGATGGGCCTCGAGGCCGCGGTAGACTCGCTCTTGCAAGACCCCGTGCCCGCACCCCCCTATCGCACTGCCGCTACCACCAACGAGAAAGGATTACAGCACCGGGAGATCACCCAACTCTGGCTCTCCCACTGGCTCACCACCCCTACCCCTACTGCCGAGCGGCTGGTGCTTTTCTGGCACGGACACCTCACTTCCGAGTTTCGCGAGACCCAAGGCGCCCAGGGCATCGACTTCTGGAACCAGTTTGCCACCTTTCGGCAGTTCGGCTATGGCCCTTATGGCGAACTGCTCAAGGCGATTGCCAAAAACCCGGCGATGCTTTTGTACCTCAACAACGCCGAGAGCAAGAAAGAGCACCCCAACGAAAACTGGGCAAGAGAGCTGATGGAGCTCTATACCATCGGCCCAGGGCACTACACCGAGCAAGACATTCGGGAGTCTGCCCGAGCCTTCACTGGCTGGACGGTGCGAATGCCTGCTGGGGCGCCTCGGGGAAAAGATCGCGACCCTAATGTGGGGCTCGAGTACGTGTTCAACCCCCGTTGGCATGACCCCGGGATCAAAACCTTCATGGGTCGGCAGATCCAAAGCGGCGAGGAGGTACTGGAGATCCTAATCAACCACCCGGAAACCTATCGCTTCGTGGGGCGTAAGTTGCTGGCTTTTTACCTGAGCCCAAACCCTCCCCAACCCTTGGTGGAAGAAGCGGCCAAAGTCTTCCGGGAGGGGGGCACCCGAGAACTGCTGCGCTGGCTATTTACCCGCGACGAGTTTTACGCGCCAGAAAACCGATCCTCCATCGTCAAGAGCCCCATCGAGTACCTAGTAGGTCTGCACTACGCTGCCGGCGAAAGCAAAATAACCTTGGGACAAAAAGACGAGGAAAAGACAAGCGCGCGGGTAGTCGGCGCGCTAGCTGCGATGGGGCAGATTCCTTTCGACCCGCCCAACGTCAAGGGCTGGGAAGGTGGTATGAGTTGGCTAGCGGAGTCGCCGCTTCTGGTGCGGCTCAACCTGATCAGCGCCTTCGCGGGACGCGAAAAAAAACTGGACCTCGAGGTCTTCATGGATGGCGCTTCCGGGGCGCTTTCGCTGGTAAAACCCGAGGCACAGTTGCTGTAG
- a CDS encoding DUF1501 domain-containing protein gives MDRRDFIKKSLLTLALGGAAPSLLSKSALAAQSKDKILVVVNLFGGNDQLNTLVPFKNDLYYRLRPNIAIKRESVLDLGQNGQNLGLHPELRPLMSMWDQGNLALIPQVGYPNPNRSHFISTSIWHTADPTRKEETGWLGRWGDLQDDPFCDTFIGGASPQAVTGHKRTAPAVSSVDSFTLRMPKPFEEALEKEIAQPRLGPAEGVRQAMLSLRGALDKIGRIRAYSNKAQYPDNPFGKAMADVARMIAGGLGSSVYYTTLGGWDTHAAQPPRQQELLSYLAQTLSAFRQDMKALGRDQDVMIMVFSEFGRQVAENASFGTDHGQGGLMLVMGGGVRGGLYGSEPDLEDLELNALKYKTDFRNVYAASLRWIQADIQKVLGANFQPLGLI, from the coding sequence ATGGACAGACGCGACTTCATCAAGAAATCCTTGCTCACCCTGGCTTTGGGTGGGGCCGCCCCCTCGCTGCTCTCGAAGAGCGCGCTGGCTGCCCAATCCAAAGACAAAATCCTTGTAGTAGTCAACCTTTTCGGCGGCAACGACCAGCTCAACACCCTGGTGCCCTTCAAAAACGACCTCTACTACCGGCTGCGACCCAATATCGCCATCAAGCGCGAAAGTGTGCTGGATCTGGGGCAAAACGGTCAGAACTTAGGCCTCCACCCCGAGCTTCGCCCCCTGATGAGCATGTGGGATCAAGGGAATCTGGCCCTCATCCCCCAGGTGGGCTACCCTAACCCCAACCGCAGCCATTTCATCTCCACCTCGATCTGGCACACCGCTGACCCTACCCGTAAGGAGGAAACCGGCTGGCTAGGGCGCTGGGGGGATCTTCAGGATGACCCTTTTTGCGACACCTTCATCGGCGGAGCCTCGCCCCAAGCGGTCACCGGCCACAAGCGCACTGCCCCGGCGGTCTCCAGCGTGGATAGCTTCACCCTTCGCATGCCGAAGCCCTTCGAGGAAGCCTTGGAAAAAGAGATCGCTCAGCCGCGCCTAGGCCCTGCCGAAGGGGTACGTCAGGCCATGCTCAGCCTGCGTGGAGCGCTGGACAAAATAGGCAGAATTCGCGCGTATAGCAACAAGGCCCAGTACCCCGACAACCCCTTTGGCAAGGCCATGGCCGATGTAGCCCGCATGATCGCCGGCGGGCTGGGTTCTTCCGTCTACTACACCACCTTGGGAGGTTGGGACACCCACGCGGCCCAACCCCCACGCCAGCAGGAGCTGCTGAGTTACTTAGCCCAAACCCTAAGCGCTTTCCGTCAGGATATGAAAGCCTTAGGCCGCGATCAGGACGTAATGATCATGGTATTCAGTGAGTTCGGGCGGCAGGTGGCGGAAAATGCTTCTTTCGGCACCGACCATGGGCAAGGCGGATTGATGCTGGTCATGGGCGGAGGAGTGAGAGGCGGGCTATACGGTTCCGAACCGGATTTGGAGGACCTCGAGCTAAACGCCCTCAAGTACAAAACCGATTTTCGCAACGTGTATGCAGCCTCGCTCCGCTGGATCCAAGCTGACATACAAAAGGTGTTGGGGGCTAATTTTCAGCCCCTGGGCTTGATCTAA
- the gyrA gene encoding DNA gyrase subunit A produces MSQVLPIEITEEVKQSFINYAMSTIVDRALPDVRDGLKPVQRRILYAAQQEGLIPTRKHSKSAGIVGEVMKKYHPHGDAAIYDTLARLAQPWNQRYPLIDGQGNFGSIDGDPPAAQRYTEARLSSIGYEMLRDIDKETVNFYPNYDGTTEQPEVLPAAIPNLLVNGSTGIAVGMATSIPPHNLSEVIDALVALIDQPGLSLDEIMKLLPGPDFPTGARLSRKGIREAYASGRGSLKVRAKVRNEDKNGRAMLVFTEIPYQVNKADLIAQIAGLAKNKVIEEIAALRDESDRQGMRIAVELKRGANPQVVLNKLYKHSRLQASFTVNLLAIVNGEPKVLSLPELLRHYLNHRREVVYRRTQYELSEAKKRAHVLEGLLIALDHIDEVIALIRGSADANEARTGLIARFALSDIQAQAILDMRLQRLVGLEREKLQEEYRELQETIAYLSAILQDEKRLWGVVKEELLEIKNKYGDARRTQLTEFEEGFNPEDLIEDEPMVITLTSQGFLKRTPLEAYRAQGRGGVGAQAGKTKEEDEAVQVFVASMHDDLLFFTNRGRVYREKVFELPEASRQARGTHVVSMLPLIEGEEVAALLGVRSLSEAGYFVFATRQGLIKRTEIQEYQNLSSAGLIAINLLENDALIGVGIAQDGEQIMLATAYGQAIRFDLEDVRATGRASQGVTGIRFKDEGDQVVSLVILPKGYEGEVLAVGTKGYGKRTSVAEYPVQGRGGQGVITFKTTEKVGKLAALMRVAGDEDLLVLSRRGIAIRTKVGSISLYGRPTSGVKIMNLAEDDEVVSAFVIKPQD; encoded by the coding sequence ATGTCCCAAGTCCTACCCATCGAAATCACCGAAGAGGTCAAACAGAGCTTTATCAACTACGCCATGTCCACCATCGTGGACCGGGCTTTACCCGACGTGCGTGACGGCCTAAAGCCGGTGCAGCGGCGCATCCTCTACGCTGCCCAGCAAGAGGGGCTAATTCCTACCCGAAAGCACTCCAAGAGTGCCGGTATCGTCGGCGAGGTGATGAAAAAGTACCACCCCCACGGCGACGCCGCCATCTACGACACCCTAGCCCGGCTGGCCCAGCCTTGGAACCAACGTTACCCCCTCATTGACGGCCAGGGAAACTTCGGCTCGATAGACGGCGACCCACCTGCGGCCCAGCGCTACACCGAGGCCCGGCTCTCGAGCATCGGCTACGAGATGCTGCGGGACATCGACAAGGAAACCGTCAACTTCTATCCCAACTATGACGGCACTACCGAGCAACCCGAAGTACTTCCCGCAGCTATCCCCAACCTGCTCGTAAACGGCTCAACGGGGATCGCGGTGGGTATGGCCACCAGCATCCCCCCGCACAACCTGAGCGAGGTCATTGATGCGCTAGTAGCCCTCATCGACCAACCCGGGCTCTCCCTCGACGAAATCATGAAACTGCTGCCGGGGCCGGACTTCCCTACCGGGGCTCGGCTCTCCCGTAAAGGCATCCGCGAGGCTTATGCCAGCGGTCGAGGTAGCTTAAAAGTCCGGGCCAAGGTGCGCAACGAGGACAAAAACGGGCGGGCCATGCTGGTCTTCACCGAGATCCCTTACCAGGTGAACAAGGCCGATCTGATCGCCCAGATCGCCGGGCTGGCTAAAAACAAGGTGATCGAGGAAATCGCCGCTTTGCGCGACGAGTCTGACCGCCAGGGAATGCGCATCGCCGTCGAGCTAAAACGCGGTGCCAACCCCCAGGTGGTGCTTAACAAGCTCTACAAGCACAGCCGCCTCCAGGCCAGCTTTACGGTGAACCTGCTGGCCATCGTAAACGGTGAACCCAAGGTACTGAGCCTGCCGGAGTTGCTGCGCCACTACCTCAACCATCGCCGCGAGGTGGTGTACCGGCGTACCCAGTACGAACTCTCCGAGGCCAAGAAACGGGCTCACGTCCTGGAAGGGTTGCTGATCGCGCTCGACCACATCGACGAGGTCATCGCGCTGATCCGCGGTTCGGCGGACGCCAATGAAGCCCGGACCGGGCTGATCGCCCGCTTTGCCCTCTCCGACATCCAGGCCCAGGCCATTCTGGACATGCGGCTGCAGCGGCTGGTGGGCCTCGAGCGCGAAAAGCTGCAGGAGGAGTACCGCGAGCTTCAGGAGACCATCGCCTACCTCAGCGCCATCCTGCAGGATGAAAAACGGCTGTGGGGGGTAGTCAAGGAGGAACTCCTGGAGATCAAGAACAAGTACGGCGACGCCCGGCGCACTCAGCTCACCGAGTTCGAAGAGGGCTTCAACCCCGAAGACCTCATTGAAGATGAACCCATGGTGATCACCCTGACCAGCCAGGGCTTCTTGAAGCGCACCCCGCTCGAGGCGTACCGCGCCCAGGGCCGCGGCGGGGTGGGCGCCCAGGCAGGCAAGACCAAAGAGGAAGACGAGGCGGTGCAGGTCTTCGTGGCCTCGATGCATGACGACCTGCTCTTCTTCACCAACCGGGGCCGGGTTTACCGCGAGAAGGTCTTCGAGCTGCCCGAGGCCAGCCGCCAGGCCCGGGGAACCCACGTAGTCAGCATGCTCCCATTGATCGAGGGTGAGGAAGTGGCGGCACTTCTGGGCGTACGTAGCCTGAGCGAAGCCGGCTACTTCGTTTTCGCTACCCGTCAGGGGCTCATCAAGCGCACCGAGATCCAGGAGTATCAAAACCTCTCCTCGGCGGGACTGATCGCCATCAACCTGCTAGAAAACGATGCCTTGATCGGGGTAGGGATCGCTCAAGACGGCGAGCAGATCATGCTGGCCACCGCATATGGTCAGGCCATCCGTTTCGACCTCGAGGACGTGCGTGCCACCGGGCGGGCCAGCCAGGGCGTAACCGGCATCCGCTTCAAGGACGAGGGCGACCAGGTGGTCTCGCTGGTGATCCTGCCCAAAGGCTACGAGGGTGAAGTGCTGGCGGTGGGCACCAAGGGCTATGGCAAGCGCACCAGCGTGGCCGAGTACCCAGTACAAGGCCGGGGTGGGCAGGGCGTCATTACCTTCAAGACCACCGAAAAGGTGGGCAAGCTCGCCGCGTTGATGCGGGTAGCGGGCGATGAAGATCTGCTGGTGCTTTCGCGCCGGGGAATCGCTATCCGCACCAAAGTCGGCAGCATCTCGCTGTATGGGCGGCCTACCAGCGGGGTCAAGATCATGAACCTGGCCGAAGATGACGAAGTAGTCTCGGCCTTCGTGATCAAGCCGCAAGACTAA
- a CDS encoding SDR family oxidoreductase, producing the protein MFEPGLLKDKVILVTGGGTGLGRSMSTRFLQLGARVAITSRRAEVIEQAAREMMAESGGEVFATPVDVRDPEGVKRMIDTVEGHFGRVDVLVNNAAGNFISPTERLSHRAVDAVLGIVLHGTLYCTLELGKRWIAQHQKGTVLNIATTYAERGSGYVVPSAVAKAGVVAMTRSLAAEWGKYGIRLNAIAPGPFPTEGAWTRLMPTPEIERLFEQRIPLRRMGEHLELANLAAYLVSDYAGFITGDLIYIDGGESAWNAGEFNVLDAVTPEQWDALEAMRKKADRA; encoded by the coding sequence ATGTTTGAGCCAGGTTTACTCAAAGATAAAGTCATCCTCGTGACAGGCGGCGGCACCGGGTTAGGCCGCTCGATGAGCACCCGGTTTTTGCAGCTTGGGGCCCGGGTCGCTATCACCAGCCGCCGAGCCGAGGTGATCGAGCAAGCTGCCCGGGAGATGATGGCCGAGAGCGGGGGTGAGGTTTTTGCCACGCCGGTGGACGTGCGCGATCCGGAGGGGGTAAAGCGCATGATAGACACCGTGGAGGGGCACTTCGGCCGGGTGGATGTGCTGGTCAACAACGCCGCCGGGAACTTCATCTCCCCCACCGAGCGCCTTTCGCACCGGGCGGTAGATGCGGTGCTGGGCATCGTGCTCCACGGGACCTTGTACTGCACGCTCGAGCTGGGGAAGCGCTGGATTGCTCAGCACCAAAAGGGCACCGTGCTTAATATCGCTACCACCTACGCCGAGCGCGGTTCGGGCTACGTGGTACCCTCGGCGGTCGCCAAAGCCGGGGTAGTGGCCATGACCCGCTCGCTGGCTGCGGAGTGGGGCAAGTACGGAATTCGCCTCAATGCCATCGCCCCCGGCCCCTTCCCCACCGAGGGCGCCTGGACCCGGCTGATGCCTACTCCAGAGATCGAGCGCCTCTTCGAGCAGCGGATCCCGCTCAGGCGTATGGGTGAGCACCTCGAGCTAGCAAACCTTGCCGCTTACCTAGTTTCCGACTACGCGGGCTTTATCACCGGCGACTTGATCTACATCGACGGCGGCGAGAGTGCTTGGAACGCAGGCGAGTTCAACGTGCTAGACGCGGTGACTCCTGAGCAGTGGGACGCGCTCGAGGCCATGCGGAAAAAGGCGGATCGAGCTTAA
- a CDS encoding PKD domain-containing protein has protein sequence MFKKLTLGLLLVAFAACSQTSSNSDPIIRSFAANPGSGVSPFSTTFKWSIADPDLDTLTCRLDVDNDGKAEYTLPACTSSKTQEHTYTRPGTYVAKLTLEDGKGGKAEKTISVTVNSGTPGNQNPTIASFSATPSGLTGVFGWQISDPDGDALTCKLDVDNDGTVDYTLSGCDSSKSQNHLYSSAGTYTAKLTVEDSKGGKAEKTATITVTNPPPTNQDPIIASFAATPNPVSAGTDVSFGWGIADPNTDTLTCKLDVDNNGTTDYSVSNCTSSSKQSHKYTNPGIYTAKLTVEDGKGGSASQTTTVTVTAPNKPPVIDSFTATISTVDADNGRKANFAWNISDPDGNPMTCTVNYGDGKSSGAIGSCTSSSSASNTTLPLSTPIPPSSS, from the coding sequence ATGTTCAAAAAGTTAACCCTGGGTTTGTTGCTCGTAGCTTTTGCAGCCTGTAGCCAAACCTCGAGCAACTCCGATCCGATAATCCGCAGCTTTGCTGCCAACCCTGGATCTGGAGTGTCTCCGTTTTCCACCACCTTCAAGTGGAGCATCGCAGATCCCGACCTGGATACCCTTACTTGTAGGCTCGACGTAGACAACGACGGGAAAGCGGAATATACCCTCCCGGCTTGCACCTCGAGCAAAACCCAGGAGCATACCTATACCCGCCCCGGCACCTACGTCGCCAAACTTACCCTAGAGGACGGAAAAGGCGGCAAGGCCGAGAAGACCATCTCGGTTACGGTGAATTCTGGTACTCCGGGGAACCAGAACCCGACTATCGCCAGCTTCAGCGCCACCCCCAGCGGGCTCACCGGGGTATTCGGCTGGCAGATCTCCGATCCCGATGGCGATGCTCTGACTTGTAAACTCGACGTGGATAACGACGGTACCGTGGACTATACCCTCTCTGGATGCGACTCGAGCAAATCGCAAAACCACCTCTATTCCAGCGCCGGAACCTACACCGCAAAGCTCACGGTGGAAGATAGCAAAGGCGGTAAGGCGGAAAAAACCGCTACCATCACTGTCACCAACCCTCCACCCACCAACCAAGACCCTATCATCGCCAGCTTCGCCGCGACCCCGAACCCGGTGTCGGCAGGAACAGACGTGAGTTTTGGATGGGGTATTGCTGACCCCAACACCGATACCCTGACCTGCAAGCTCGACGTGGACAACAATGGAACCACCGATTACTCCGTCTCTAATTGCACCAGCTCGAGCAAACAGTCCCACAAGTACACCAATCCCGGCATCTATACGGCTAAGCTCACCGTCGAGGATGGCAAAGGGGGAAGCGCCAGCCAGACCACCACGGTCACGGTAACCGCGCCCAATAAACCCCCGGTGATCGACAGCTTCACCGCTACCATCAGCACCGTGGACGCTGACAACGGGCGCAAGGCCAACTTCGCCTGGAACATTTCGGACCCCGACGGTAACCCGATGACCTGCACGGTGAATTACGGGGATGGTAAGTCCTCCGGGGCGATCGGTAGCTGCACCTCGAGCAGCAGCGCCTCCAACACTACCCTCCCTTTGTCAACACCTATACCGCCAAGCTCATCGTGA
- the gnd gene encoding phosphogluconate dehydrogenase (NAD(+)-dependent, decarboxylating) → MEKEAAMELAIIGLGRMGGNMARRLVRSGVRVVGWNRSQDVVRELAAEGMVAAESLEALPALLKAPRLVWVMLPAGEVTEQTLQQLSTILSPGDLIVDGGNANYKDSQRRGTWLEQQGFLFADVGVSGGVWGLQNGYGLMAGGSPEARMRLEPFLKLLAPAPDKGWVWAGPVGAGHFAKMVHNGIEYGMMQALAEGLAIIRKKEEFGTNLAELTEAWRYGTVIRSWLLDLTAAALAEDQDLKDIAPMVADSGEGRWTVMEAVELGVAAPVITEALYARFNSQDQEGYAYKLLAMMRKGFGGHAVQKVEG, encoded by the coding sequence ATGGAGAAAGAAGCAGCAATGGAACTGGCGATCATCGGTCTGGGCAGAATGGGCGGGAACATGGCCCGCCGTCTGGTGCGTTCGGGGGTGCGGGTGGTGGGCTGGAACCGCAGCCAAGATGTAGTACGCGAACTGGCCGCAGAGGGCATGGTAGCCGCCGAAAGCCTGGAAGCGCTACCGGCGCTTCTGAAAGCCCCGCGGTTGGTCTGGGTGATGCTCCCAGCGGGGGAGGTAACCGAGCAGACCCTACAGCAACTATCCACGATCCTCTCACCCGGCGACCTCATTGTGGACGGAGGGAATGCTAACTACAAAGACTCCCAACGGCGGGGAACATGGCTTGAGCAACAGGGTTTCCTCTTCGCCGATGTGGGGGTCTCGGGCGGGGTGTGGGGGCTCCAGAACGGCTACGGCCTGATGGCCGGAGGAAGCCCCGAGGCCCGTATGCGGCTCGAGCCCTTCCTCAAGCTCCTAGCCCCCGCGCCGGACAAGGGCTGGGTCTGGGCGGGGCCGGTGGGAGCCGGGCACTTCGCCAAAATGGTGCACAACGGCATCGAGTACGGGATGATGCAAGCTTTGGCTGAAGGCCTGGCGATCATCCGCAAGAAGGAGGAATTCGGCACCAACCTAGCCGAACTCACCGAGGCGTGGCGTTACGGCACGGTGATTCGTAGCTGGTTATTAGACCTCACCGCCGCAGCACTAGCCGAGGACCAAGATCTAAAGGACATTGCCCCGATGGTGGCAGATTCGGGGGAAGGCCGCTGGACCGTGATGGAAGCGGTGGAGTTGGGGGTAGCCGCCCCGGTAATCACCGAGGCCCTGTATGCTCGCTTTAACAGCCAGGATCAAGAAGGCTATGCCTATAAGCTCCTGGCCATGATGCGCAAAGGCTTTGGTGGGCACGCGGTACAGAAAGTAGAAGGCTGA
- the zwf gene encoding glucose-6-phosphate dehydrogenase: MIDLVIFGATGDLTRRKLLPALYQLEAAQKLPEGLRIIGVGRKLVEPGLFREQARESLEKFEGKIDPGVWDRLSGRIGYEASDYSVESLRAMSHRLAPSVLFYLALPPDVFPTVAANLGQAGLSKENGGFRRLVIEKPFGHDLASALELQNQLLQHWSESQILRIDHYLGKETVQNVLVFRFANAWLEPLWNNLHIAQVQITVAEEIGVEGRGEFYDKVGAVRDIVQNHMMQLLTLSALEPPPKIEADLLHNEKVKVLRSIRPLSRENLVQGQYVGYLEEAGLEFSSTETFAALKLYLDNWRWKGVPFYLRTGKKLARKHTEVALQFKGPPQRLFEDTDCNPEPGWLVLEVQPQEGMHIDVEVKTPGLQLSSRRTSLRASYRSKGLGELSAYATLILDALNGDRSLFLRFDEVEWAWRVLEPVLRPVDPPELYAPGSIGPNNQFSLLEDGHRWRKLG, from the coding sequence ATGATTGATCTAGTCATCTTTGGCGCGACCGGGGATCTTACTCGGCGCAAGTTGTTGCCCGCTTTGTACCAGCTCGAGGCTGCCCAAAAACTCCCCGAGGGCCTAAGGATCATCGGGGTCGGGCGAAAGCTGGTAGAGCCTGGGCTATTCCGCGAACAAGCCCGAGAGAGCCTGGAGAAGTTCGAGGGGAAGATCGATCCGGGGGTATGGGACCGGCTTTCGGGACGCATTGGCTACGAGGCCTCGGATTACTCGGTGGAAAGCCTGCGGGCTATGAGCCACCGGCTGGCCCCCTCGGTGCTGTTCTATCTGGCTTTGCCCCCCGACGTCTTCCCTACCGTAGCTGCCAATTTGGGTCAGGCTGGGCTCTCTAAGGAAAACGGGGGGTTCCGCCGGCTGGTGATCGAAAAGCCTTTCGGACACGACCTCGCGAGCGCCCTCGAGCTGCAAAACCAACTCCTGCAGCACTGGAGCGAATCTCAGATCCTGCGCATTGACCATTACCTGGGTAAAGAGACCGTGCAAAACGTGCTGGTATTTCGCTTCGCCAACGCCTGGCTCGAGCCATTGTGGAATAACCTGCACATCGCCCAGGTCCAGATCACCGTGGCCGAAGAGATCGGGGTGGAGGGGCGGGGCGAGTTTTACGACAAAGTGGGGGCGGTGCGGGACATCGTGCAAAACCACATGATGCAACTCCTTACGCTCTCCGCCCTCGAGCCACCCCCCAAGATCGAGGCCGACCTGTTGCACAACGAAAAGGTCAAGGTGCTGCGTTCGATCCGGCCTTTGAGCCGCGAAAACTTGGTGCAGGGCCAGTACGTGGGCTATCTGGAAGAAGCAGGGCTCGAGTTCTCCTCCACCGAGACCTTCGCTGCCCTTAAGCTCTACCTGGACAACTGGCGCTGGAAAGGGGTGCCCTTTTACTTGCGCACCGGCAAAAAGCTGGCCAGGAAGCACACCGAGGTAGCGCTGCAGTTCAAAGGTCCACCCCAGCGGCTCTTCGAGGACACCGACTGCAACCCCGAACCGGGCTGGTTGGTACTCGAGGTTCAGCCCCAGGAGGGCATGCACATCGACGTGGAAGTCAAGACCCCGGGGTTGCAGCTCTCCTCCCGCAGAACTTCGCTTAGGGCGTCGTACCGTTCGAAAGGCCTCGGTGAGCTTTCAGCCTACGCTACTTTGATCCTCGATGCCTTAAACGGCGACCGCTCGCTTTTTCTTCGTTTCGACGAGGTGGAATGGGCCTGGCGGGTGCTGGAGCCGGTGTTGCGGCCAGTAGACCCCCCCGAGCTATACGCCCCCGGAAGCATCGGCCCCAACAATCAGTTCAGTTTGCTCGAGGACGGCCATCGCTGGCGCAAACTGGGCTAG
- the pgl gene encoding 6-phosphogluconolactonase — MSHPPFLEVFDTPESAARAAARLLAERLSAGGRAVLAGGQTPLLAYTLFGKADLLWHRLQLIPSDERCLPPEHPERNDRAIAAALGPQTYTLHRFPAELGPEEAARRMEQTVRELLPFDLALLGLGEDGHTASLFPDHPALASTRLVVPVRGAPKAPPERVSLGLAALSQSATVIYLVTGVAKREALRRLLRGEDIPANRIQAAEVMVLADRAARGEP; from the coding sequence ATGAGCCACCCCCCGTTTCTGGAGGTCTTCGATACCCCCGAATCCGCTGCTAGGGCCGCTGCTCGCTTGCTAGCCGAACGCCTATCTGCCGGGGGCCGCGCGGTGCTGGCCGGAGGGCAAACCCCGCTTTTGGCCTATACCCTCTTCGGTAAGGCCGACCTCCTATGGCACCGCTTACAGCTCATCCCCTCCGATGAACGCTGCTTGCCACCGGAGCACCCCGAGCGTAACGACCGAGCCATTGCCGCAGCCCTAGGACCACAAACCTATACCCTGCACCGCTTCCCAGCAGAACTAGGCCCGGAAGAAGCCGCTCGGCGGATGGAACAGACCGTGCGCGAACTGCTGCCTTTCGACTTGGCCTTGTTGGGCCTGGGTGAGGACGGGCACACCGCAAGCTTATTCCCTGACCATCCTGCTCTGGCCTCTACTCGTCTGGTGGTCCCGGTTCGCGGCGCACCTAAAGCTCCACCCGAACGGGTCAGCCTGGGGCTGGCGGCCCTCTCGCAAAGCGCTACCGTGATCTACCTGGTCACCGGGGTAGCTAAACGGGAAGCCCTACGAAGGCTGCTCCGCGGCGAAGATATCCCCGCCAACCGCATCCAAGCGGCAGAGGTTATGGTTTTGGCAGACCGAGCCGCACGGGGGGAACCATGA
- the cutA gene encoding divalent-cation tolerance protein CutA, whose translation MSLVVLVTVPDLETARHIARTLVEERLAACANIVPGLVSIYRWEDQINEDPELLLLLKTRLERYEELEGRVKQLHPYTLPEIIALQVHSGSVDYLHWIAQSLALE comes from the coding sequence ATGAGCTTGGTGGTTTTGGTCACCGTCCCTGACCTCGAGACCGCCCGCCACATCGCGCGTACCCTGGTCGAAGAACGGCTGGCGGCCTGCGCCAACATCGTGCCGGGGCTCGTTTCCATTTATCGCTGGGAGGACCAGATAAACGAAGACCCGGAGCTGCTGCTGCTCCTCAAAACCCGCCTCGAGCGTTACGAGGAACTAGAAGGCAGGGTCAAACAACTTCACCCCTATACCCTACCCGAGATCATCGCCTTACAAGTCCACAGCGGCTCGGTAGACTATCTGCATTGGATCGCACAGAGCCTCGCGCTGGAATGA